Proteins encoded within one genomic window of bacterium:
- a CDS encoding ABC transporter ATP-binding protein has translation MEMPLLEIKNLTTYYKKSSLPVVDNVTFDIRQGEVVALFGESGSGKTQIAYSIMGLIHHLQGIINGEIWFKGENLLDGLNRYRDFGKWIKKSGYEEKMRQIRGREISLIMQGARSALNPFQKIRTQVEEVYLINDERHQRHKKTDEIFKKLHLYGKAEEYPHHLSGGMCQRAIISMAIAANPTILIADEPTTGIDPPLMIKIIELLKEFLNENGNKRALFFISHDLKAVEKLADRVIVIYAGEIVEKGKKEILTDKIDKHPYTKMLIEAHKSSKKEYFTKQPILDQVTKGCKFYNKCSVKNGLCLTGKPELYSIDTELEHEVRCFNYS, from the coding sequence ATGGAAATGCCTTTACTTGAGATTAAAAATCTCACAACTTATTATAAAAAATCTTCTTTACCAGTGGTTGATAATGTAACTTTTGATATCAGGCAAGGAGAGGTAGTAGCTTTGTTTGGCGAGTCTGGGAGTGGAAAGACACAAATTGCTTATTCTATCATGGGGCTAATTCATCATTTACAAGGGATTATAAACGGTGAAATATGGTTTAAGGGAGAAAATCTGCTTGATGGATTAAATAGATATAGGGATTTTGGTAAATGGATAAAGAAATCTGGATATGAGGAGAAAATGAGACAAATTAGAGGAAGAGAAATTTCTCTGATTATGCAAGGGGCAAGAAGTGCACTTAATCCTTTCCAAAAAATAAGAACACAGGTTGAAGAAGTTTATCTTATAAATGATGAAAGACACCAAAGACATAAAAAAACAGATGAGATTTTTAAAAAACTACATCTCTACGGAAAGGCAGAAGAATACCCTCATCACCTGAGTGGTGGGATGTGTCAACGAGCAATTATTTCTATGGCAATAGCGGCAAATCCTACTATTCTTATTGCTGATGAGCCAACTACGGGAATTGACCCCCCTTTAATGATTAAGATTATAGAATTACTTAAAGAGTTTTTAAATGAAAATGGTAATAAGAGGGCACTCTTTTTCATCTCTCATGACCTTAAGGCGGTAGAAAAATTAGCTGATAGAGTTATAGTCATATATGCAGGTGAAATAGTAGAAAAAGGAAAAAAGGAGATATTAACAGATAAAATAGATAAACATCCTTATACAAAAATGCTTATTGAAGCTCATAAAAGTTCAAAAAAAGAATATTTTACTAAACAACCAATTTTAGACCAGGTTACGAAAGGATGTAAATTTTATAATAAATGTAGTGTTAAAAACGGGTTATGTCTGACGGGAAAACCAGAATTATATTCAATTGATACTGAATTAGAACATGAGGTTAGATGTTTTAATTACAGTTAA